CACTCCGAATATGATAAAGGCAAATGGAAGAAGGAATAATTATGATTCTGGAAATAGAAAAAGTCAAAAATGTTTGGCACGAAGTTAAAGATATTCTCTCCGTTCCTCATAATGAGAAACAGTATAAAAAACTTTTAAAAGTTCTGGATGAATTAATTGATGAAGTCGGAAATAATGAAAAACATCCCCTAGCTCCTTTATTAGAAACTGTTGGAAATTTGATTGAGGAATACGAAAACGATCATTTTATTCAACCTAATAGTGAACCTTTAGACGTTCTTAAGTTTTTAATGAAAGAAAATCAATTTACTCAGAAAGACCTTGCTGAACTCGGAAGTCAAGGTGTTGTTTCTGAAATTCTTAATGGGAAAAGAGAGCTTAATGTCAGGCAGATTAAAGCTTTGGCTCTAAAATTTAGTGTATCTCCTTCTGTTTTTATTTAATTAAACTTACTTAATTGCGACTGCGTTTAACTACGCCTTACCGCTACGCTTCGGGATTCGCTTCGCTCACCCTTGCTCGGCCTTCGGCACATTGTCCTCCGTCACGTTTCTTGCTTAGCAAGAAAGCGCGCCGACGCTAACGCCTCTTCAGAGGCTCAGCTACGGACAACGTCGGTAAGGCTAGTTCGTTATACGCAATGTCACAGATACAAAACCATTATAGGGAATAAATGAATGAATGTTACATATTTATTGGGAGCTGGAGCAAGTGCTAATAGAATTCCTGTAGTTAAAGAATTCAATAAAAATATAGAAAAATTTAAAAGTAGAATCGAATTTGAGTTTAATACAGAAAATCTGAGATTTAATGACTCAGATAGACAAATTACAATTTCACCTACGCAAGCAAAAGAAAGACTGATCAAAGATTACGAATGGTTAATAAATGAATCCGCAAATTTCTCTACAATAGATACATTTGCTAAAAAACTAGCTCTTACGGGTGATAGAAATTACAAAAAACTAAAATATTTATTATCCTTCTTTCTAACTGCAGTTCAATCTACTAAACAAAATGACTATAGATACGATAATCTTTTTGCAGCTTTATTAGGTATAAAAAATGGAAAAGTAGAAGTTCCTAAGAATCTATCCATTGTGACTTGGAATTATGATCTTCAAACAGAAATTGCTGCTTCAAAGTTTTTACAAAGGCAACTGGATCAAGCTTTCTTTGAGTATCTTCAAAGCTCAGCTGCTTTATGTAATATTGATAATTCAAAGTTTCAGCTTATAAAACTGAACGGAACTGCGGGTTTTTATGGAAATATACAAAACAGAGTTTTTGATCTTGGAATTGCAGAAAATTCATCAAATGGAGTAAATACAAGTAAGGAGTTATTGAATTATTTATCAAGAATAGATACAAATATTGAAACATACCTTTCTTTTTCATGGGATAAAGAAACTTTCATAGATAATTCTCGTAAACTAGCATTAGAGACTTTTTCTAAATCAAGATTTTTGATTATCATTGGCTATAGTTTTCCTGTCTTCAACAGAGAAGTCGACAGGCAATTACTTAAAAATTTTAGTAAAGATGGAACAATCTACATTCAAGACAAATATAATTCTATAAATATTATGCATACCGTTAGCGAACTTAGCGGACTTAAAGATGATCAAGTTAAAATAATTGAATCTAATGATGAATTTTATATCCCCCTTGAGTATTCTCCTGAATATTAGATTACAAAGTGACACTGCGTATAACTTCGCCTTACCGCTACGCTGCGGGATTCGCTTCCGCTCACCCTTGCTCGGGCTAAAGCCACATTTCTTTCGTGTCACTGCGTTTGCTGAGCAACCTCGTGCCACTTCAGAAACGTCGGTAAGGCTAGTTCGTTAAGCGAAATCCAAAAAAAAATCCATTATATATGAAAAAAATATTATTACTAATTTTTATAGCATTGCATTGTAAAAAGCCAGAAATCATTGAAAGTGTAAATGATATTCGTGTTATTAGGGGGACGAATATACACTTAAGAAGTAACCCATCAACGAAATCTAATTCCCTCGGGTTTTTACAAGGTGGTAATGAAGTTAAAATTCTACAAACTATCAAGAACACTGAACAAAATTCACAAAATAATGATCTTTGGTTTAAAGTTTCAGTCTACTCAGGCATGCTTGAAAAAAAAGAAGGGTATGTTTTTAACAAATTTGTTCTCAATGAAAATGAAACTCCTTTCGATTTGCTTTCTAAGAAAGTAAAACTTGAAGAAAGATTAGCTTATTATATCAAACTTCAAAAAGATTTTCCTGAATATGAAAGAGTTGAATTATATGGTCTCTCTGAATTGATTGATTACTTTAAAATTCAAACTCAGTGCCTAATTGATCAGAAAAGAAAAAATTTCTTTTTTAAAGATAAAAAATCTCTTATTAATCATTTTCATGACATACTTTCAAATTATAATGATGAAAAATTCTCCTCCATATCAAGTTGTAGTTTTATTTGGTATGACGCATATCAAACAGATCTTTTAAGTTATCCTTTTATAAGTTATTCTGATCGAAATGTCCTGGAAGAAGCAGTAAAAGATATTGATATTTCTAGTGGAGATAATGAAAACTGCTATGAAAATCCTGAAAAAGGGAAAATCTGTTTTCCAATCAAAGAAGAAGATGGAAATTTCTTTGTTTCAGGTTTTTATTTTACAAAGTAATTTAATATAGGGTTTGGACTTCGCTTAACTACGCCTTACCGCTACGCTGCGGGATTCGCTTTCGCTCACCCTTGCTCGGGCTGAAGCCACATTGTCCTCCGTCACGTTTCTTGCTTAGCAAGAAATCGTGCCGACGCTAACGCCTCTTCAGAGGCTCAGCTACGGACAACATCGGTAAGGCTAGTTCGTTAGCCGAAATGGGCTGATACAATTTACTTGAAATTAAAATATGTCCCATATAATCAAGTAAATGGCACGATCAGCGCAGCTAAAATTAATTCACCCAACTCCAAAATTTGATTGGAATGGTATTTTCAACGAAGAACCCAAAGCATATTATGAATCAAATTTAGGTGCATTATTCGATCAAGATTGCCTTAAAATCCTTCCTTTAATTAAAGAAAATACTATTGATACAGTTTTTGCAGATCCACCTTTTAATATAGGCAAAGTTTATCGAAAAAATACAAATGATAAGCGACCTGACCACGAATACCTTGAGTGGTCGAAACAATGGATTCGAGAATGCGTTCGGGTAATTAAACCAGGCGGGGCCTTTTTCCTATATAACCTACCAAAATGGAACGTACTATTAGGGAGTTACCTTTCCGAATTAGGAATGGAATTCCGTCATTGGATTGCAATTGAACTTAATATGGTCCTGCCAATTCAAGGTAGACTATACCCAAGCCATTACAGCCTCCTCTATTATACAAAAGGTAAACCTAAAACATTTAGAAAAATCAGGACACCAATTGAAAGATGCCGCCATTGCGATGGTGAAATTAAAGACTATGGTGGTCATCGCAATGCAATGAACCCACTAGGAGTAAATTTAAAAGATGTTTGGACAGACATTCCTCCGGTCCGACATAGAAAATTTAAATCTGAAAACAGAAAAGCAAATGCTCTTTCAACAAAAATAACTGACAGAATTGTTGAATTAAGTACACTTCCTGGCGATATAATATTGGACCCGTTTGGTGGAAGTGGAACAACATTTATTTCTTGCGAGCGAAAACATAGGCATTGGATCGGAGTAGAAATTGATTACGCTGATGATATAAAAGATAGATTAGAATCAGATGATGTTCAACCACATAAAAATGGAGACCATGTTGAAGGATAAAAAAATTGAAAGTCGTTCACATTGAAACCCTTATTGAAAAAGGTCTATTTGCAAGTTCAAAAGAATGGGAAAGTTTAAAACAAGGGATAATCGAAGAAATCCAAGAGGTAGATTGGCCACCTGGTTCTGGTAAATTTACGATCTATCCTGAAAGCGGAAAGCGTAGAGGCGAAGGTAATGGTGTAAAGCCAATAAAAGATACCTTCGTGAAGAGACTCATCGTTAAAGGTTGGGAAGCAGAAAAACCATTAGATATTGCTTCTAGAAAAAAACCCGGGAATCTTGATCTAGTCTTAGATTATAAAGATAAAAAAATCGTAATAGAATGGGAAACAGGCAATATCTCTTCTAGCCATAGAGCTATCAATAAAATAGCATTAGGATTAATTAAAGGAATTGTAAGTGCTGGAATTTTGGTCATTCCATCCAGAAATCTGTATAAATACTTGACAGATAGAATAGGTAACTTCGACGAAATTGAACCTTATACTGATCTCTGGAAAGCTTTAAATTTAGATTCAGGAATCTTAATGATAATTGTAATTGAGCATGATGCAGAAAGTAAAGACGTCCCTCGAATTCCAAAAGGAACTGACGGTAGAGCTTTAAACTAACGCCCACTTCGGCTAACTACGCCTTACCGCTACGCTGCGGGATTCGTTTCACTCACCCTTGCTCGGGCAAGCCACATTCCTCTTCTGTCACTCGCTTGCAATACGCAAGCTACGTGCCAGTCCCTAACGCCTCCTCCAGAGGCTCAGGGTCGAGGAACGTCGGTAAGGCTAGTTCGTTATGCGACATACATGAATTAAACTAATATGGAACGATACTACTTTCAATTATCTTTCTTTGAAACAAATCCTACCTCTCTTACATATCCAACTCTTGAATTTGTTGAATCTTGTGGTAGTTTAGGCGAAGACTTATTCAAAAATGATTCAATAATTTTCGTAGATTCAAATTCATTAGGAAATTTTCAAAATGGAAAATTTGTCTTCGAACTGAATTTACTAAAACATTTATCAAAAAATACAAAAAGGTCATATTCAAATATCAGAAAAAATTTGTTGGATAAAATGGTTTTAATTGCCATGAGCACTGAAACGACCAAAAATCACTTCTTCCTTGATATTTTCATAAAAAATCTAAAATACTCCGAAATTCAGAAAATATATTTATTAAACCAAAACTTTACTTCGATTAGAAACAATTTAAGCATAAATAAACAAATCTATTTCAGAAATTGTAAAATAGAACATTTTGAATCATATATAGAAAGTATAGAGAATAATTTACATTTTGAGAATTCCAAAATAGGCTACTTTAAACATTCAAATGCATCGGATAACCAAACATTAAGATTAAAAAACTGTTCAATTAATTACCTAGATACTACTGCTCAAAATATATTTTTGGAAAATATTTCCGGACTAAGCCTATTCCTATTTAAGGCAAAACATATTTCAAACTTAACAATTGTAAATGTATCTATCAAATTCTCTAAAGAAACAATTCTAAAATACCTATACTTTGATTCTTCGATTAATCTAATAAGCAATAAAAAACCTAAAGGATACAACATATTTGAAAAATTCTTATACTTCTATTTTAAAAAACCGGAACAATACATTCCCGGAGAAGTTCTCTTTCCGTATCCAACTGAAAATAAAATATCATATAAAAGAATCATTAATAAATTCAAAAACAACATAAGCTACTTTAAACCAAAAATTTATGTTGAAGAAATTGGAGATGGAATATATACATATAAAGAAGACCCGAGGATTGAAAAAAGCAGCATAGGATTTGCATACAATCAATCAGTTTTAATTAAATCACTAAATGAAATTTCCTCTACATTAAAAGACTACAAAGTCAAGGAAAGTTTAATTAATTATCACCATTATTTTAGCTCCAGGAATAATTACTGGAGACAATTATTATATTTCTTACACGCCGGATATCGTCGATTCAAAAGACCTCTACTTTTATTAATCATTTCCATTATCCTAAACACTTTTTTAATAAATTTAATTCGAAATGATTTCGGTGATGGATTACATTCAATTTATTTTAACTTTAATATTATAAGTTATTTTGAAAAAATATTATTTAAAAATCTAGACTTCAATTTCAACTTTCTTTTAAGGCTATCTTCACTAATGCTAGAATCTCTAAATTTCTATTTGATATTCTGTTTAACAATTTATATCAAAGAACTAATTAGTTTTCCGAAAAAATACGAATAAAATGTACGTCGCATAACTACGGCTTATCGCTACGCTTCGGGATTCGCAAGCTCACCCTCGCTCGGGCTACGCCACATTCCTCTTCTGTCACTCGCTTGCATACGCAAGCTACGTGCCAGTCCCTAACGTCTCTTCGAGACTCAGGGTCGAGGAACGTCGATAAGCCTAGTTCGTTATGCGAAATTACTCAAAATCAATGTCAAAAGAAATACTAAATAAGATCGCATTTGGAAGTTTCATAATCGGAATCATTCTATTCTTCATTTTATGTTTTCAAATGATTAATAGTGGATATATACTTACATTTCATGATGTAAATATTGATGACTCAAGTAAAATAGCGACAATTTTTCAAAGCCTACTCAGCACCATCTGGCTTACAACTACGATTTCACTACTATTCTTAACTTTTTATACTCAAAAAGAAGAATTAGAAAAAACATCTGCCTCTTTTAGACAACAAAACGAAGACAATCATTTCTTTAGTTTGATGAATACTCTCTTTAATATTAGGGATAGAATTGAAATTTCAATTCCAGAAGAATCTTATAATTCAGATTCGGCTTTTCCTCAAACTACCGAAAAAAAAATTACAGGTAACAAATATTTCCAGTATGTCTACCTATGGTTTACTATGTTTTCAAAAATATTAGACAATCAAGAACTTGACGAAAAACTTGCGCATGAATACAAAACGACCCTCAATGAAATATTTCATTTATCTGAAAACATATATGCAGGATCCTTTCATCAGGTTGTATTTGAAAGAAGAGAAGACTTTTACTCTGCTTGTTTTCAACTCTACTATCCGTTAATTTCTGACGAATCAATGAATTACTTTAATTTTTTAAAACAACTCCTTAAATATTCACAAAATTGCGTAAATAAGACATCTTTTAATCAATACATTAAATCCGTACTTTCTCCCGATGAAATATCCTTACTATTCTATTTTGGATTATACGATGATGAATTCGGCCTTGTGCTAAGAGAAATGAATTTTTTTAAAGATTTCTCCTTAGATTATTTAATAGAAAAAAAGCATATTGAATTTTATAGGCTAAATGAGTAACTTCGCATAACTACGCCTTACCGCTACGCTGCGAGATTTGCTCCGCAAACTCTTGCTCGGCCTTCGGCACATTGTCCTCCGTCACGTTTCTTGCTTAGCAAGAAAGCGCGCCGACGCTAACGCCTTCTTTGAAGGCTCAGCTGCGGACAACGTCGGTAAGGCTAGTTCGTTAGCCGCAATATACTTAACTTAAATCTGAATTAATGAAAATATATTATATCAAATTTGACGTAGAAATTAATGACAACAGATTTCCTGATTTGAAAAATGCGCAGGCATTTTGTTGGGTTTCAGAAACGACACCAGAAGCAGCAATCGTTAAGTCTGAATATTTTATCAAAAAGGACGATATAAAAATTAATAGAATAATTCAGTATCCTTATGAAGTTAATCACAACGATTTTGAAGACAAAGATATAGGTACAGAAAATTATCTCAAATGTAAAAAAGAAGGACTATCTATTCTATATTTAGGTATAACGACAACAGTTAAATCACCAACTAAATTTAGCATTGAAAATAAGTATCAAACCCAAAATACACAAGAATTCCTTAAGAAATGGAAAAGACTAAAGCAGAAAGGGAAATGTCTACACTATTCGGCTACTAACAATTGTGATCACACAATAAAATCCCATTCTATACAAAAGAGACAGATGCTTTCATCAATCTCACATAACGGACATGTTTATGCAATTTCTACTGACCTTAGTGATATAAAGAGAAATGCAGGAGCACCGACTTATAAACTAAAGGGGCTTGATCAAGTTTCAACATTCCAAGGTTTTTGCCAAAAACATGATAACGAACTCTTTACTCCAATAGATGACTATCCTCTTCAACCGACAAATGAACAAGTTTTTTTATATTCCTATCGCTCAGTCTGTCGTGAAATATATATGAAAACAAATTCATATGAACTGTGTTTAGAAAGTATCAATAAAGAAGAAAATCCAGCAATAATCGAATTCTTGAAGGCCACTATAGAAGGAACAGAAAAAGGGTTAAATGATTTAAAAAAGCATAAGATGAATTTTGACAAATCGTTAAAAAAGAAAGATTTTTTAGATATAGAATATGTTATATTTTGTTCTGAATCTAAACCTAACCTTGCATTTTCTGGCCTTTGTTATCCATATTACGATTTTCAAGGAAAGCATATTCAAACTCCGTTTGATAAAAACAAAAGATTACAGTTATTATCATTCTGCTCTGCACCAATGGAATCCGGATGGGGGTATATTATAAGTTGGCACAAAAGCAGTTCGGATATTGGTCAACACTATATTAACTCACTTGCTACCGCAACGTATTTAAAGAAAAATATCGGAGATTATCTATTTAGGCAAACATTACAATTCGAAAATCTAGCATTTTCCCCTATTTGGTGGGAGGCTTTAGAACAGGAAAAAAAAGATCAAATAATTAACTATGTCTATAATAATTTAAGTTCATTTTCTGATATCAGTCCAGATCATCTTTCTAGTGGACCAGACGGGATTTGCAAATGGAACTTTTCATATGTCAAATCAAACTACTAATATTTAAAAAGTATACTGCGGCTAACTACGCCTTACCGCTACGCTGCGGGATTCGCTCCGCTCACCCTTGCTCGGGCTGAAGCCACATTGGCTATCCGTCACGCTTCATGCTAAGCAAGAAGGCGCGCCGTCTGCCAACGTCGGTAAGGCTAGTTCGTTAAACGAAATGCCTAAAATTCTTTAAGAAAAGCCAAAAATGGGCAAATAGGCCTTCTTTTTAAGAATTATTGCTTACTCTCTGTCTTTTAAGTAAATATTGAATCTTGACAAATTTATAGATCATATCCTAAAATATAATTATGAATTACAGAGAACATCTTAGCTCTTCTCCTCAGGTTATGCTTGGGAAACCGGTTATCAAAAACACTAGGGTTACTGTTGAGCTTATTCTTGAAAGACTGGGGGAAGGTTTGACTATCGAAGATATTCTGGCTGCTACTCCAAACATCCGTAAAGAAGATATCTACGCATGTATTGCATACTCTAGCGATGTTATTAGCAAGGAAACGCTTCTTGCTAGCTAGTTTACTAGCTGACGAAAATGTTGATTTTCGTATTATTAAAATCCTTCGAGAATCCGGCATTGTTATTCATTCCATACTCGAAGATCATAAAAGTGTATCCGATTTTGAAGTGATTGAAATCGCAAGAAAACTAAATTCAATTATACTTACTTTAGATAAAGATTTTGGTGAATGGGTTTTTTCTCATAAAGAATTCACCATTGGAGTTATCTTACTAAGATATAATCCAAAAGAATATTTAGAAATTACAAAAGCTATTCAAACTTTAATCAACCAACATAATGATGACCTAGTTGGTAAGTTCGTGGTCCTTTCAACTTCCAAGATCAGAATTAGAGAAATACATTTATAATTTCATACAACTTTGAAATAAAAAAGGTCAAAATTATGAAAAATTTAAAACTAATTTCAATCATAATTATTAGCTCTATGCTAATAATTTTTGCAGTTGATGCTGCCGGACGAAAAGGAAGCAAACGTGTCGGTGGCACAAACAGTAAAGGCAAAGGAAGTCATTACGTTGGTGGAAAAAAGAAAAGTAAATAATTCCTTTGTAGATTAAATCTTTCAAACACAGGCACTTCGTTTAACTACGCCTTACCGCTACGCTGCGGGACTCGCTCCGCTTACCCTTGCTCGGTCTGCGACACATTGTCCTCCGTCACGTTTCTTGCTTAAGCAAGAAATCGCGCCGACGCTAACGTCTCTTCGAGACTCAGCTACGGACAACGTCGGTAAGGCTAGTTCGTTATGCGCCAGTTTGAAAAGAATATGTTAAAAAAAAACGATGAAGAAGGATTATCTTATTTTTATATTCTTTCTGAAATTATAATAGAAGCATGGGCTGATTACTCGAATAAAAAAAT
The nucleotide sequence above comes from Leptospira kobayashii. Encoded proteins:
- a CDS encoding helix-turn-helix domain-containing protein — translated: MILEIEKVKNVWHEVKDILSVPHNEKQYKKLLKVLDELIDEVGNNEKHPLAPLLETVGNLIEEYENDHFIQPNSEPLDVLKFLMKENQFTQKDLAELGSQGVVSEILNGKRELNVRQIKALALKFSVSPSVFI
- a CDS encoding SH3 domain-containing protein, giving the protein MKKILLLIFIALHCKKPEIIESVNDIRVIRGTNIHLRSNPSTKSNSLGFLQGGNEVKILQTIKNTEQNSQNNDLWFKVSVYSGMLEKKEGYVFNKFVLNENETPFDLLSKKVKLEERLAYYIKLQKDFPEYERVELYGLSELIDYFKIQTQCLIDQKRKNFFFKDKKSLINHFHDILSNYNDEKFSSISSCSFIWYDAYQTDLLSYPFISYSDRNVLEEAVKDIDISSGDNENCYENPEKGKICFPIKEEDGNFFVSGFYFTK
- a CDS encoding DNA-methyltransferase, with product MARSAQLKLIHPTPKFDWNGIFNEEPKAYYESNLGALFDQDCLKILPLIKENTIDTVFADPPFNIGKVYRKNTNDKRPDHEYLEWSKQWIRECVRVIKPGGAFFLYNLPKWNVLLGSYLSELGMEFRHWIAIELNMVLPIQGRLYPSHYSLLYYTKGKPKTFRKIRTPIERCRHCDGEIKDYGGHRNAMNPLGVNLKDVWTDIPPVRHRKFKSENRKANALSTKITDRIVELSTLPGDIILDPFGGSGTTFISCERKHRHWIGVEIDYADDIKDRLESDDVQPHKNGDHVEG
- a CDS encoding putative phage abortive infection protein, with translation MSKEILNKIAFGSFIIGIILFFILCFQMINSGYILTFHDVNIDDSSKIATIFQSLLSTIWLTTTISLLFLTFYTQKEELEKTSASFRQQNEDNHFFSLMNTLFNIRDRIEISIPEESYNSDSAFPQTTEKKITGNKYFQYVYLWFTMFSKILDNQELDEKLAHEYKTTLNEIFHLSENIYAGSFHQVVFERREDFYSACFQLYYPLISDESMNYFNFLKQLLKYSQNCVNKTSFNQYIKSVLSPDEISLLFYFGLYDDEFGLVLREMNFFKDFSLDYLIEKKHIEFYRLNE
- a CDS encoding DUF433 domain-containing protein translates to MNYREHLSSSPQVMLGKPVIKNTRVTVELILERLGEGLTIEDILAATPNIRKEDIYACIAYSSDVISKETLLAS
- a CDS encoding DUF5615 family PIN-like protein codes for the protein MLASLLADENVDFRIIKILRESGIVIHSILEDHKSVSDFEVIEIARKLNSIILTLDKDFGEWVFSHKEFTIGVILLRYNPKEYLEITKAIQTLINQHNDDLVGKFVVLSTSKIRIREIHL